Proteins encoded within one genomic window of Tabrizicola piscis:
- a CDS encoding aminotransferase, whose protein sequence is MPSVLALNTPSPADLWAMDREHALHPWTQFGTFEREGALVISKGEGCWLWDADGRRYFDSVGGLWCTNIGLGRREMALAMADQAERLAFSNTFVDMTNEPSARLAAKLAELTPGDLNRVHFTTGGSTAVDSAARMVGFYQHAMGRPKKQGIVARDHSYHGSTYLSQSIGKRPGDRVEEFRYKTDGIWHLSVPNPYRRPAKMTEAAFCDWLIAEFEALIAKVGADRIGGFIAEPIQASGGVIVPPEGYLKRMWEVCQRHDILFIADEVVTSFGRLGHWFASWDEFGVQPDIICTAKGLTSGYVPMGAVLFSDRIWDVMAEGGARWFSSGYTYAGHPVASAVALKNIEIMEREDLLGNATKVGAYFEARMKELAAMPLVGDVRGKKLMVCVENVADKETKAVLPDEANESKRISNAAEAMGLMVRPMGHLNVMSPPLVITEAQADFVAEVLERAIRQVTDELVREGFKLG, encoded by the coding sequence ATGCCGTCAGTGCTTGCCTTGAACACACCCTCGCCCGCAGACCTGTGGGCGATGGACCGGGAGCATGCTTTGCATCCCTGGACCCAGTTCGGCACGTTCGAGCGGGAGGGTGCGCTGGTCATCTCCAAGGGCGAAGGCTGCTGGCTTTGGGATGCCGACGGTCGCCGTTACTTTGACTCGGTCGGTGGGCTTTGGTGCACCAACATCGGCCTTGGTCGGCGCGAGATGGCGCTGGCGATGGCGGATCAGGCCGAACGGCTGGCGTTTTCCAACACCTTCGTGGACATGACCAACGAACCGTCGGCCCGGCTGGCGGCGAAGCTGGCCGAACTGACACCGGGCGATCTGAACCGCGTGCACTTCACCACGGGCGGATCGACAGCGGTGGACAGCGCCGCGCGGATGGTGGGCTTTTACCAGCACGCGATGGGCCGCCCGAAGAAGCAGGGCATTGTGGCGCGGGATCATTCCTACCACGGGTCGACCTACCTGTCGCAATCCATCGGCAAGCGTCCGGGCGACCGGGTGGAGGAGTTTCGCTACAAGACCGACGGGATCTGGCACTTGTCGGTGCCGAACCCCTATCGCCGCCCGGCCAAGATGACCGAGGCGGCCTTTTGCGACTGGTTGATCGCCGAGTTCGAGGCGCTGATCGCCAAGGTGGGCGCCGACCGGATCGGCGGTTTCATCGCCGAGCCGATTCAGGCCAGCGGCGGGGTGATCGTCCCGCCAGAGGGTTATCTGAAGCGGATGTGGGAGGTGTGCCAACGCCACGACATCCTGTTCATCGCCGACGAGGTGGTGACCTCCTTCGGGCGGCTGGGCCACTGGTTCGCCTCATGGGATGAATTCGGCGTGCAGCCTGACATCATCTGCACCGCCAAGGGGCTGACCTCGGGCTATGTGCCGATGGGGGCGGTGCTGTTTTCCGACCGGATCTGGGACGTGATGGCCGAGGGCGGGGCGCGCTGGTTCAGCAGTGGCTATACCTATGCCGGGCATCCCGTGGCGTCGGCGGTGGCGCTGAAGAACATCGAGATCATGGAGCGTGAGGACCTTCTTGGCAACGCAACCAAGGTCGGGGCCTATTTCGAGGCGCGGATGAAGGAGTTGGCGGCGATGCCGCTGGTCGGGGATGTGCGTGGCAAGAAGCTGATGGTCTGCGTGGAAAACGTGGCCGACAAGGAGACCAAGGCCGTGCTTCCCGATGAGGCGAACGAAAGCAAGCGCATCTCGAACGCGGCCGAGGCGATGGGCTTGATGGTGCGCCCGATGGGGCATCTGAACGTGATGTCGCCGCCATTGGTCATCACTGAAGCGCAGGCGGATTTCGTGGCCGAGGTGCTGGAGCGCGCGATCCGGCAGGTCACGGACGAGTTGGTGCGCGAAGGGTTCAAGCTGGGCTGA
- a CDS encoding DUF6636 domain-containing protein, with protein sequence MRLWGVLLVVMAGPAAADEYLTFQSPTGNIHCGLYQWDGQASVRCDLMNLVPTYTRAPVGCELDWGSAFGLDKRGKGYLACVGDAVADPDNPVLGYGEAVSLGGISCVSAETGMTCSNAEGHGFQIARAKQRLY encoded by the coding sequence ATGCGGTTATGGGGCGTTCTTCTGGTGGTTATGGCCGGCCCGGCGGCGGCGGATGAGTATCTGACCTTTCAATCGCCGACCGGCAACATCCATTGCGGGCTGTATCAGTGGGATGGGCAGGCGTCGGTACGCTGCGATCTGATGAATCTGGTGCCGACGTACACCCGCGCTCCGGTCGGGTGTGAGCTTGACTGGGGCAGCGCGTTCGGGCTGGACAAGCGGGGCAAGGGCTATCTGGCCTGCGTTGGCGATGCGGTCGCGGACCCGGACAACCCGGTGCTTGGCTATGGCGAGGCGGTGTCGCTGGGCGGCATTTCCTGCGTCTCGGCGGAGACGGGAATGACCTGTTCGAACGCCGAAGGCCATGGGTTCCAGATCGCCCGGGCGAAGCAGCGCTTGTACTGA
- a CDS encoding M20 aminoacylase family protein, giving the protein MPVLNRIASYAEEMKGWRRHLHMHPELAFDCHETAAFIADRLREIGVDEIHTGIAKTGIVALIKGQGDGPTIGLRADMDALPIEEMTGAPHASTVKGKMHACGHDGHVTMLLGAAKYLAETRNFAGTVALIFQPAEEDGGGGQVMVQEGIMDRFGIGQVYGIHNAPNVAFGHFTTTPGPLMASVDTAFVYITGKGGHGATPHECVDPVVAVVGMVQAIQTIIPRNVYALEEAVISVTQIHTGTASNIIPEEAMFCATIRCFKPDVRALLKKRFHEIVEGHATAYGVTARVDYDWGYPATINHEDETDFAAAVARDVVGPDAVDARANREMGSEDFSYMLEARPGAYLFLGTGPGAGLHHAAYDFNDEAAPVGASFFARLVERAQPVG; this is encoded by the coding sequence ATGCCCGTTCTGAACCGAATTGCCTCATACGCCGAGGAGATGAAGGGCTGGCGGCGGCATCTGCACATGCACCCGGAGCTGGCGTTTGACTGCCATGAGACGGCGGCCTTCATCGCGGACCGGCTGCGCGAGATCGGGGTGGACGAGATCCACACGGGCATTGCCAAGACCGGGATCGTGGCGCTGATCAAGGGGCAGGGCGACGGTCCGACCATCGGCCTGCGCGCCGATATGGACGCGCTGCCGATCGAGGAGATGACCGGGGCGCCGCATGCCAGCACGGTGAAGGGCAAGATGCATGCCTGCGGACATGACGGGCATGTCACGATGCTGCTGGGGGCGGCGAAATATCTGGCGGAGACGCGGAATTTTGCGGGCACCGTGGCGCTGATCTTCCAGCCGGCGGAGGAGGATGGCGGTGGCGGTCAGGTCATGGTGCAGGAGGGGATCATGGACCGGTTCGGCATCGGGCAGGTCTACGGCATCCACAATGCGCCGAACGTGGCGTTTGGGCATTTCACCACGACTCCCGGGCCCTTGATGGCATCGGTCGATACGGCTTTTGTCTATATCACCGGCAAGGGCGGGCATGGGGCCACGCCGCATGAATGTGTCGACCCGGTGGTCGCGGTGGTGGGCATGGTGCAGGCGATCCAGACCATCATCCCGCGCAACGTCTATGCGCTGGAAGAGGCGGTGATTTCGGTCACGCAGATCCACACGGGCACGGCCAGCAACATCATTCCGGAGGAGGCGATGTTCTGCGCCACGATCCGCTGCTTCAAGCCGGATGTGCGGGCGCTGCTGAAAAAGCGGTTTCACGAGATCGTGGAGGGCCATGCCACAGCCTATGGCGTGACGGCGCGGGTGGATTATGACTGGGGCTATCCGGCCACGATCAACCATGAGGATGAAACGGATTTCGCCGCCGCTGTCGCGCGCGATGTGGTGGGGCCGGACGCGGTGGATGCCCGCGCCAACCGCGAGATGGGGTCGGAGGATTTTTCCTATATGCTGGAGGCGCGACCGGGCGCATATTTGTTCCTGGGCACCGGGCCCGGGGCGGGGCTTCATCATGCAGCCTATGATTTCAATGACGAGGCAGCCCCGGTCGGGGCGAGTTTCTTTGCAAGGCTGGTTGAGCGGGCACAACCCGTGGGGTGA
- the mazG gene encoding nucleoside triphosphate pyrophosphohydrolase, whose product MTNDNTPLRDDGIDRLLSIMARLRDPATGCPWDIQQTFATIAPYTLEEAYEVADAINRQDWDDLRLELGDLLFQTVYHAQMAAEAGHFTFADVVAAISDKMVARHPHVFGTESRDKTADQQTRDWEAQKARERGAARTLDGIALALPALTRAVKLQNRAARVGFDWPTTGEVLDKLTEEAREVVEARDTLSHTELTEEVGDLLFVMANLARHLKVDPEAALRAASQKFTRRFARIEDWLAETGKTPADSDLEEMDHLWNRAKAEEKAAKG is encoded by the coding sequence ATGACCAACGACAACACCCCCCTCCGCGATGACGGCATCGACCGTCTGCTCTCCATCATGGCCCGCTTGCGCGACCCCGCCACAGGCTGCCCCTGGGATATCCAGCAAACCTTCGCCACCATCGCCCCCTATACGCTTGAGGAAGCCTATGAGGTGGCCGACGCGATCAACCGGCAGGACTGGGACGACCTGCGCCTCGAACTTGGCGACCTGTTGTTCCAGACCGTCTACCACGCGCAAATGGCCGCCGAGGCTGGGCATTTCACGTTTGCCGATGTCGTCGCTGCCATTTCTGACAAGATGGTCGCCCGCCACCCGCATGTGTTCGGCACCGAGTCGCGCGACAAGACCGCCGACCAGCAAACCCGCGACTGGGAGGCGCAGAAGGCCCGCGAACGGGGGGCCGCCCGCACCCTCGATGGCATCGCCCTCGCGCTGCCTGCGCTCACCCGCGCGGTCAAGCTGCAGAATCGGGCCGCCCGTGTCGGCTTTGACTGGCCGACGACCGGCGAAGTCCTCGACAAACTCACCGAAGAAGCGCGCGAGGTGGTCGAGGCCCGCGACACCTTGTCCCACACCGAACTGACCGAGGAGGTGGGCGACCTGCTCTTCGTCATGGCCAACCTTGCCCGTCACCTGAAAGTCGATCCTGAAGCCGCCCTGCGCGCCGCCAGCCAGAAATTCACCCGCCGCTTTGCCCGGATCGAGGATTGGCTGGCCGAAACCGGCAAGACCCCTGCCGACAGCGATCTGGAGGAGATGGACCACCTCTGGAACCGCGCCAAGGCCGAGGAGAAGGCCGCCAAGGGCTGA
- a CDS encoding Fe(3+) ABC transporter substrate-binding protein, protein MLRLSTLALLACTTPLLAQEINVYSHRQPELIQPLVDAFTAETGIAVNVAFVDKGMAERLQAEGDRSPADLVLTVDIARLMQIVDADVTQPVQSDVLEANIPEALRDPADHWFGLTSRARIVYASKDRVAPGEVTTYEDLASEKWRGRICTRSGLHDYNVALLGAVIVHHGEEAATAWAEGLKANLARKPDGGDRDQVKAIAAGECDIALGNTYYMGQMLADPEQVPAAESVNIVFPTFENGGTHLNISGVAMTKSAPNKENALKFMEWLSSDAAQKIYAETNHEYPVKPGVERSALVAGWGDYTPDPTSLADIAAARAAAVKIMETVNFDG, encoded by the coding sequence ATGCTGCGCCTCTCGACCCTCGCCCTTCTTGCCTGCACGACGCCGCTGCTGGCGCAGGAAATCAATGTCTACTCCCACCGCCAGCCCGAGCTGATCCAGCCCCTCGTCGATGCCTTCACAGCGGAAACCGGCATCGCGGTCAACGTGGCCTTTGTCGACAAGGGCATGGCCGAACGCCTGCAGGCCGAAGGTGACCGCTCCCCCGCCGATCTGGTGCTGACCGTCGACATCGCCCGCCTGATGCAGATCGTGGACGCCGACGTGACCCAACCCGTCCAGTCCGATGTGCTGGAAGCCAACATCCCGGAAGCGCTGCGCGATCCGGCTGACCACTGGTTCGGCCTCACCTCACGCGCCCGCATCGTCTATGCCTCCAAGGACCGCGTGGCCCCGGGCGAAGTGACGACCTACGAAGACCTCGCCTCGGAAAAGTGGCGCGGCCGCATCTGCACCCGTTCGGGCCTGCACGACTATAACGTCGCCCTCCTCGGTGCCGTCATCGTCCATCACGGGGAAGAGGCCGCCACCGCCTGGGCCGAAGGCTTGAAGGCCAACCTCGCCCGCAAACCCGATGGCGGCGACCGCGATCAGGTCAAGGCCATCGCTGCCGGCGAATGTGACATCGCCCTCGGCAACACCTATTACATGGGCCAGATGCTGGCAGACCCAGAACAGGTTCCTGCGGCGGAAAGCGTCAACATCGTCTTCCCGACATTTGAAAATGGCGGCACCCACCTCAACATCTCGGGCGTGGCCATGACCAAATCCGCCCCGAACAAGGAAAACGCGCTGAAATTCATGGAATGGCTGTCCTCGGATGCCGCCCAGAAGATCTATGCCGAAACCAACCACGAATATCCGGTAAAGCCCGGCGTCGAACGCTCGGCCCTCGTGGCCGGCTGGGGTGACTACACGCCCGACCCCACCTCCCTCGCCGACATCGCCGCTGCACGGGCTGCCGCCGTCAAGATCATGGAAACGGTGAACTTCGACGGCTGA
- a CDS encoding exo-alpha-sialidase, translating to MEILVGTTKGLFVLDGGRVAGPYCEGWPINHAVGRGGDIWAAGGGKWEGAGVWRRVGGDWALSQGPFPGAEQLWSVCLDGGRVLAGSKPAYLFESLDGGASWQRLDALTDQPGADQWQPGAAGLTLHTILCDGRGGVWVGISAAGVFESRDGGKSWAMRNRRGNRAGPAGALARVWEGEEFRREDEIFSCVHNLAFGAAEGLIYMQNHQGVYRSRDAGAVWEEVTEGLPSTFGFPVAAHPSKPGTFWVFPLNGDSLGRYPVDGRALVWKTTDGGESWAGKGKGLPERDCFFTVLRQGMAASADGVAFGTNSGSVFLSGDEGESWEEIARHLPTVLSVEFMR from the coding sequence ATGGAGATACTGGTCGGGACGACGAAGGGTCTGTTCGTGCTGGACGGGGGGCGGGTGGCGGGGCCGTATTGCGAGGGGTGGCCGATCAACCACGCAGTGGGGCGCGGGGGGGATATCTGGGCGGCTGGTGGCGGGAAGTGGGAAGGGGCCGGGGTCTGGCGGCGGGTAGGCGGGGACTGGGCCTTGTCGCAGGGGCCGTTTCCGGGGGCGGAGCAGCTGTGGTCGGTCTGTCTGGACGGCGGGCGGGTGCTGGCGGGGTCAAAGCCGGCCTATCTGTTTGAGAGCCTGGATGGCGGTGCGTCGTGGCAGCGGCTGGATGCACTGACCGATCAGCCGGGGGCGGACCAGTGGCAGCCGGGGGCGGCGGGGCTGACGCTGCACACGATCCTGTGCGACGGGCGCGGGGGCGTGTGGGTCGGCATCTCGGCCGCCGGGGTGTTTGAAAGCCGGGACGGGGGCAAGTCCTGGGCGATGCGGAACCGCAGGGGCAACCGCGCGGGACCGGCCGGAGCGCTGGCGCGGGTCTGGGAGGGCGAGGAGTTCCGGCGCGAGGATGAGATCTTCAGCTGCGTCCACAATCTGGCGTTCGGGGCGGCAGAGGGGCTGATTTACATGCAGAACCATCAGGGCGTCTACCGGTCCCGCGATGCGGGGGCGGTGTGGGAGGAGGTGACCGAGGGGTTGCCGTCGACCTTCGGGTTTCCGGTTGCGGCGCATCCGTCGAAGCCGGGGACGTTCTGGGTGTTTCCGCTGAATGGGGATTCTCTGGGGCGCTATCCGGTGGATGGCAGGGCGCTGGTCTGGAAAACCACGGATGGCGGCGAGAGTTGGGCGGGGAAGGGCAAGGGGCTGCCGGAACGGGACTGCTTTTTCACTGTGCTGCGGCAGGGGATGGCGGCCTCGGCCGACGGGGTGGCGTTCGGGACGAATTCGGGGTCGGTCTTCCTGTCCGGGGATGAGGGCGAGAGTTGGGAGGAGATCGCGCGGCATCTGCCGACCGTGCTGTCGGTGGAGTTCATGCGGTGA
- a CDS encoding nucleoside hydrolase, giving the protein MPRKIIIDTDPGQDDAVAILLALASPELEVLSLTAVAGNVPLHLTERNARQIVELAGKHTPVHAGCAAPLTRKLVTAEHVHGKTGLDGIPLPDPTQPLHPQHAVDHIIETLRAHPAGTITLCPLGPLTNIATAFARAPDIIPRVAEIVLMGGGCFEGGNITPAAEFNIYVDPEAADIVFKSGAPLVVMPLDVTHKALTSRAWVEGMRSLGTPVGQAVAAWTDFFERFDTAKYGSEGAPLHDPCVIAYLLEPALFHGRHINVEIETASPLTLGMTVADWWRVTDRTPNAMFMGGVDRDGFYRLLTERLGRL; this is encoded by the coding sequence ATGCCCCGCAAGATCATCATCGACACCGACCCCGGCCAGGACGACGCCGTCGCCATCCTCCTCGCCCTCGCCAGCCCTGAGCTTGAGGTGCTCTCCCTCACCGCCGTCGCCGGCAACGTGCCCCTGCACCTGACCGAACGGAACGCCCGCCAGATCGTCGAACTCGCCGGCAAGCACACCCCCGTCCACGCCGGCTGCGCGGCCCCCCTGACCCGCAAACTCGTCACCGCCGAACATGTCCACGGCAAGACCGGCCTTGACGGCATCCCCCTCCCCGACCCGACCCAGCCGCTCCACCCCCAGCACGCCGTCGACCACATCATCGAAACCCTCCGCGCCCATCCGGCCGGAACCATCACCCTCTGCCCCCTAGGGCCCCTCACCAACATCGCCACCGCCTTCGCCCGCGCCCCCGACATCATCCCCCGCGTGGCCGAGATTGTGCTGATGGGCGGCGGCTGTTTTGAAGGCGGCAACATCACCCCCGCGGCCGAGTTCAACATCTACGTTGACCCCGAAGCCGCTGATATCGTGTTCAAATCCGGCGCGCCGCTTGTGGTGATGCCGCTGGACGTCACCCACAAGGCCCTCACCTCCCGCGCCTGGGTGGAGGGGATGCGCAGCCTCGGCACCCCCGTCGGCCAGGCCGTCGCCGCCTGGACTGATTTCTTCGAACGCTTCGACACCGCGAAATACGGCAGTGAGGGCGCCCCCCTGCACGACCCCTGCGTGATCGCCTACCTTCTGGAGCCCGCCCTCTTCCACGGCCGCCACATCAACGTGGAGATCGAGACCGCAAGCCCCCTCACCCTCGGCATGACCGTCGCCGACTGGTGGCGCGTGACAGACCGCACGCCCAACGCGATGTTCATGGGGGGAGTGGACCGCGACGGGTTCTACCGGCTGCTGACGGAGCGGTTGGGGAGGTTGTGA
- a CDS encoding sensor histidine kinase encodes MADTGSDRLLQGLPMPAMLIQGEDRVVACNALALTLLGEGIVGRNPAVAVRTPAVLEAIGAAARSGGVHEARMAVRRDGQEQLFQVTVSAQEGGLVLCVFRDISEAEQAGAMRRDFVANVSHELRTPLTALIGFIETLRHAARDDPAARDRFLGIMEHEAGRMNRLVRDLLQLSRVEAEERVRPRDRVEVRGVLEGVISSLRGVAEREGSSVVLTGAGAVVPGDADQLTQVFTNLIENALKYGNAGQVVRVTLTPEETVRGAAVRVDVADQGEGIDPVHLPRLTERFYRVDSHRSRELGGTGLGLAIVKHIVSRHRGWLRVDSVPGEGSRFSVVLPLG; translated from the coding sequence ATGGCTGACACCGGATCCGATCGATTGCTGCAGGGGCTGCCGATGCCCGCCATGCTGATCCAGGGCGAGGATCGGGTGGTGGCCTGCAACGCGCTTGCCCTGACGCTGCTGGGCGAAGGGATCGTCGGGCGGAACCCCGCCGTCGCCGTGCGCACGCCCGCAGTCCTCGAAGCCATCGGTGCTGCCGCCCGGAGTGGCGGGGTGCATGAGGCCCGGATGGCCGTGCGCCGCGACGGGCAGGAGCAGCTGTTTCAGGTCACCGTCTCGGCCCAGGAGGGCGGGCTGGTGCTCTGCGTCTTCCGCGACATCTCTGAGGCGGAGCAAGCCGGGGCGATGCGGCGGGATTTTGTGGCCAACGTCAGCCACGAACTCCGCACCCCGCTGACAGCTCTGATCGGGTTCATCGAGACCCTCCGCCACGCCGCCCGTGACGACCCGGCCGCGCGGGACCGGTTCCTTGGGATCATGGAGCATGAGGCGGGGCGGATGAACCGGCTTGTCCGCGACCTTCTGCAGCTCTCGCGGGTCGAGGCGGAGGAGAGGGTACGCCCCCGCGACCGGGTGGAGGTGCGGGGGGTGCTGGAGGGGGTGATCTCCTCCCTTCGGGGCGTGGCGGAGCGGGAAGGGTCTTCGGTCGTGTTGACCGGGGCCGGGGCGGTGGTGCCGGGGGATGCGGACCAGCTGACGCAGGTCTTCACCAACCTGATCGAGAACGCGTTGAAATACGGGAACGCGGGGCAGGTGGTGCGGGTGACGCTGACCCCGGAGGAGACGGTGCGGGGGGCTGCGGTGCGGGTGGACGTGGCCGATCAGGGCGAGGGGATCGATCCGGTCCACCTGCCGCGGCTGACGGAGCGGTTCTACCGGGTGGACTCTCACCGCTCCCGCGAGTTGGGGGGGACGGGGCTGGGGCTGGCCATCGTCAAGCACATCGTGAGCCGTCACCGGGGCTGGCTGCGGGTAGACAGCGTGCCGGGCGAGGGGAGCCGGTTCTCGGTGGTGCTGCCGCTGGGGTAG
- a CDS encoding gamma carbonic anhydrase family protein, whose protein sequence is MIYTLDGIAPQIDPSAWVAPDANLIGRVVLEAEASVWFCATLRGDNEEIRVGARSNVQENCVLHTDIGYPLVIGANCTIGHKAMLHGCTIGEGSLIGMGATVLNGARIGRGCLIGAGALITEGKDIPDGALVMGAPGKVVRMLDAAGTARLLASAAGYRANARRFRDGLRPL, encoded by the coding sequence ATGATCTATACGCTTGACGGTATCGCCCCGCAGATCGACCCGTCAGCCTGGGTAGCCCCGGACGCCAACCTGATCGGCCGCGTGGTGCTGGAGGCGGAAGCCTCGGTCTGGTTCTGCGCCACCTTGCGCGGCGACAATGAAGAGATCCGGGTTGGCGCCCGGTCAAACGTGCAGGAAAACTGTGTCCTGCACACCGACATCGGCTATCCGCTGGTGATCGGCGCCAACTGCACAATTGGCCACAAGGCGATGCTGCACGGTTGCACGATCGGCGAGGGAAGCCTGATCGGCATGGGGGCCACTGTGCTGAACGGGGCAAGGATCGGCCGGGGCTGCCTGATCGGGGCCGGGGCGCTGATCACCGAAGGCAAGGACATCCCCGACGGCGCGCTTGTCATGGGCGCGCCCGGCAAGGTGGTGCGGATGCTGGATGCTGCCGGGACGGCCCGCCTGCTTGCCTCGGCGGCAGGCTACCGGGCCAACGCGCGGCGGTTCCGGGATGGGCTGCGACCGCTGTGA